One Maniola hyperantus chromosome 17, iAphHyp1.2, whole genome shotgun sequence DNA window includes the following coding sequences:
- the LOC117990099 gene encoding uncharacterized protein isoform X2, with translation MLMASALSTLLAVLCGAVAGAGDVMGNASRVRRAPHAHRVLTDEELDATAAWKRSHWREMQSILRKEGSNRDVECCPSIPEMVAKKGGRTPTGLYVELYEDGENKQRLYELSCAPGVVDKPCRFVDARLYNQSRCVQKYSYSYALVRYSSATEMPQGHRAEGHFSVPGSGGWSMDYVKVRAGCECQITPPKRKSAHRKRLERHRQRKRNRRLEEDDDT, from the exons GTGCTGTGTGGGGCAGTGGCGGGCGCAGGCGACGTGATGGGAAACGCGAGCCGCGTGCGCCGCGCTCCCCACGCGCACCGCGTGCT GACGGACGAGGAACTAGACGCGACAGCAGCATGGAAGCGCTCGCACTGGCGCGAGATGCAGTCGATCCTGAGGAAGGAAGGTTCCAACCGGGACGTGGAGTGCTGTCCTTCAATACCAGAAATGGTCGCCAAGAAAGGCGGCCGAACCCCCACCGGTCTCTATGTAGAACTGTACGAGGACGGTGAAAATAAACAACGGCTCTATGAGCTGTCATGCGCTCCTGGGGTGGTCGACAAACCTTGCAGATTCGTCGATGCGAGGTTGTACAACCAATCCAGATGCGTACAAAAGTATTCTTACTCCTACGCTCTGGTGAGGTATTCATCAGCAACTGAGATGCCACAAGGGCATCGCGCCGAAGGACACTTTTCCGTGCCAGGGTCAGGAGGGTGGTCGATGGATTATGTCAAAGTGCGTGCGGGGTGTGAGTGTCAAATAACGCCGCCAAAGCGGAAAAGTGCCCATAGAAAGAGACTGGAGCGACACAGGCAGAGGAAGAGGAATAGACGGTTAGAGGAGGACGACGATACTTGA
- the LOC117990099 gene encoding uncharacterized protein isoform X1, giving the protein MIYSNSWINLLLLVAIEMVLCGAVAGAGDVMGNASRVRRAPHAHRVLTDEELDATAAWKRSHWREMQSILRKEGSNRDVECCPSIPEMVAKKGGRTPTGLYVELYEDGENKQRLYELSCAPGVVDKPCRFVDARLYNQSRCVQKYSYSYALVRYSSATEMPQGHRAEGHFSVPGSGGWSMDYVKVRAGCECQITPPKRKSAHRKRLERHRQRKRNRRLEEDDDT; this is encoded by the exons GTGCTGTGTGGGGCAGTGGCGGGCGCAGGCGACGTGATGGGAAACGCGAGCCGCGTGCGCCGCGCTCCCCACGCGCACCGCGTGCT GACGGACGAGGAACTAGACGCGACAGCAGCATGGAAGCGCTCGCACTGGCGCGAGATGCAGTCGATCCTGAGGAAGGAAGGTTCCAACCGGGACGTGGAGTGCTGTCCTTCAATACCAGAAATGGTCGCCAAGAAAGGCGGCCGAACCCCCACCGGTCTCTATGTAGAACTGTACGAGGACGGTGAAAATAAACAACGGCTCTATGAGCTGTCATGCGCTCCTGGGGTGGTCGACAAACCTTGCAGATTCGTCGATGCGAGGTTGTACAACCAATCCAGATGCGTACAAAAGTATTCTTACTCCTACGCTCTGGTGAGGTATTCATCAGCAACTGAGATGCCACAAGGGCATCGCGCCGAAGGACACTTTTCCGTGCCAGGGTCAGGAGGGTGGTCGATGGATTATGTCAAAGTGCGTGCGGGGTGTGAGTGTCAAATAACGCCGCCAAAGCGGAAAAGTGCCCATAGAAAGAGACTGGAGCGACACAGGCAGAGGAAGAGGAATAGACGGTTAGAGGAGGACGACGATACTTGA